In Harmonia axyridis chromosome 6, icHarAxyr1.1, whole genome shotgun sequence, a single window of DNA contains:
- the LOC123683137 gene encoding uncharacterized protein LOC123683137 produces the protein MQLNVQCLSNKLNSLEVLLEEKHPDVLSVSEHWCKEDGVTSMVLPGYTLADYFCRSSREHGGSLLYTRNGLEVKRLKVSEFSVEMHVEICGIVVTVGDASFSVLSVYRPCTGCNKTKLLNELLDCFNLTKTSEVATRVYTNINGITSTSKVDYIISSSDLCNYKCTVFEPHISDHKAMLLKMSLKPISAPKTKISIRNVNQNNLNKLNACISDSNFVDLYSESDVDLCFESFNNEILYFLEVCCPVKHIFATNSRKNWITSEIRQSKQNLTNLYWLHSVVRSPSTLFKYKNAKLQHNSLINETKINYYSSKIDKSDNKNKTLWNIVNKFTCRKTRAHHPVSIILDGVKYDSPSVLVNIFASHFTSMAKSKLKSCYGDNLSISCTTASLVDNTFYFYPVTKLEVLDAIKNLKNKNCVGLHSISTKIVKSISETISEHFAHVVNLSLSTGKFPNTLRESIVIPIHKGGNLDEITNYRPISIISVLSKVFEGIGSVLGPLLFLLFINDLPIHLALFLVVLFADDTSVVVSAETAEELRNACEAIIRQFVAWCRSNRVIVNVNKTVCIHFGIKNNPVDTLEIYHSNFLIKSAIPEGDHSVNKQPKDLLYKE, from the exons ATGCAGTTAAATGTTCAGTGTCTTTCAAATAAACTGAATAGTCTAGAGGTGCTGTTAGAAGAAAAACATCCTGATGTGCTCAGTGTCTCAGAGCATTGGTGTAAAGAGGATGGTGTTACGTCTATGGTATTACCAGGTTATACACTGGCTGATTATTTCTGCCGCTCTTCGAGGGAACATGGTGGATCGTTGCTGTACACGAGGAATGGGCTCGAGGTAAAACGTCTAAAGGTGTCTGAATTCTCTGTGGAAATGCACGTGGAAATCTGCGGTATTGTGGTTACGGTTGGTGACGCAAGTTTCAGTGTTTTGAGTGTTTATAGACCCTGCACAG GTTGCAACAAGACTAAACTTCTCAACGAGTTGTTAGATTGCTTCAATCTCACTAAAACGTCTGAAGTTGCAACCAGAGTCTACACTAATATAAATGGTATCACTTCCACATCCAAGGTTGATTATATTATCTCCAGTTCAGATCTTTGTAATTATAAGTGTACTGTATTTGAGCCTCATATAAGTGACCATAAGGCAATGTTGTTAAAAATGTCGTTAAAGCCTATATCTGCTCCAAAGACCAAAATttccataagaaatgtcaatCAGAACAACCTTAACAAGCTGAATGCCTGCATATCCGATAGTAATTTTGTAGATCTTTACTCGGAAAGTGATGTTGACCTATGCTTCGAGTCATTCAACAATGAGATCTTGTACTTTTTGGAAGTGTGTTGTCCTGTCAAACATATTTTTGCAACTAATTCTCGAAAAAATTGGATAACATCTGAGATCAGGCAGAGTAAACAGAATTTGACCAATTTATATTGGCTTCATTCAGTCGTACGTTCACCGTCCactttattcaaatataaaaatgcAAAACTACAGCACAATTCACTAATAAATGAGACTAAAATCAATTATTACAgttcaaaaattgataaatctgataataagaataaaACTCTGTGGAATATTGTTAATAAGTTTACATGTAGGAAAACGAGGGCACATCACCCAGTTAGTATCATTTTAGATGGTGTGAAATACGATAGTCCTTCGGTGCTTGTTAACATATTTGCTAGCCACTTCACCTCAATGGCAAAATCTAAGTTGAAGAGTTGTTATGGCGACAATTTGTCCATTTCTTGTACCACAGCATCTTTGGTTGATAATACTTTTTACTTTTATCCGGTAACTAAGTTAGAGGTTCTTGATGCAattaagaatctaaaaaataaaaattgcgtaGGTTTACATTCCATCTCAACTAAAATAGTGAAAAGCATCTCCGAAACCATAAGCGAGCACTTTGCCCATGTCGTTAACCTTTCTTTATCAACAGGTAAATTTCCTAATACTCTCAGGGAGTCCATAGTAATCCCGATACACAAGGGCGGCAACCTGGATGAGATCACCAACTATCGTCCCATTTCAATCATAAGTGTTTTGTCAAAAGTTTTCGAAGGAATC ggctcCGTGCTGGGACCACTATTGTTCTTGTTGTTCATAAACGACTTGCCCATCCACTTGGCTCTATTTTTGGTGGTTCTCTTTGCCGATGACACCTCCGTTGTGGTCTCAGCGGAGACTGCTGAGGAGCTTCGTAACGCGTGCGAGGCGATTATACGCCAGTTCGTTGCTTGGTGCCGGTCGAATAGAGTGATAGTGAATGTTAATAAAACAGTTTGTATTCACTTCGGTATCAAAAATAATCCTGTTGACACTTTGGAAATTTATCATTCTAACTTCTTGATAAAATCTGCT attCCGGAAGGGGACCATTCAGTTAATAAACAACCTAAGGATCTTTTATATAAAGAATAA